The genomic segment TAATAAATCCCGCTCATGCGGGATATTATCCAGATATAGACATTGTAATGACAACAAACGGATATTTTAATTCCTTTGACGGAAGTCCGAAAAATGTTGATCTTTCCATAAACAAATCAGCTTGGTCAGACAGATTAGGATTAGCCGCCGGAATATCGCACGATGAAATTGGAGTAACAAACACAACCAATTTTTTTACTTCGTACTCGTATAAAATTTATTACGGTGCTGATGCTAAAACAGGACAGTCAAAATCATTCAACACCAAAATGATATCGTTTGGAGTTACAGCTGGCGCAATGCTTTATAATGAAAATTTAACCGAATTAGGATTAGAATATGATCCTGAATTTCAGGAAAACATTCACACTTTTACGCCAACCGTTGGAGTAGGTTTTTTATACAATTATAATAAATTTTATTTAGGATTATCAGCACCAAATTTGTTGAATGAGGCCTTCAATTCAAAAAATAATACCAATTTAAAAAATGTATATTACAGTTATTTAGGCTATAGATTTTTTACAAACAGCCATGAAGATTTGCTTATAAATCCAAACGTTTTATTGAAATATGCTGAAGACGTACCTTTTCAGGCCGATTTTAATTTACTTTTAAATTACAAAAGCAAATTCGAATTTGGAGGCGGTTACAGAACTTCAAACACTTTAAATGTTCTGGCCGGATTTCATCTCTCAGATAATTTCAAAGTAATCTGCACTTACAATAAAGCTT from the Flavobacterium sp. genome contains:
- a CDS encoding PorP/SprF family type IX secretion system membrane protein — protein: MKSIINSIAALLIIIIFLEKAYAQQTPVFSSYNYNTVLINPAHAGYYPDIDIVMTTNGYFNSFDGSPKNVDLSINKSAWSDRLGLAAGISHDEIGVTNTTNFFTSYSYKIYYGADAKTGQSKSFNTKMISFGVTAGAMLYNENLTELGLEYDPEFQENIHTFTPTVGVGFLYNYNKFYLGLSAPNLLNEAFNSKNNTNLKNVYYSYLGYRFFTNSHEDLLINPNVLLKYAEDVPFQADFNLLLNYKSKFEFGGGYRTSNTLNVLAGFHLSDNFKVICTYNKAFDNVVIPDTFGLVLNYRMGKGFE